From a region of the Apibacter sp. B3706 genome:
- the deoD gene encoding purine-nucleoside phosphorylase, protein MATAHIQAEFGEIAKTVLMPGDPLRAKYIVDKYLENPIQFNSVRNMLGYTGLYKGKKISIMGSGMGMPSIGIYSYELFSQYGVDTIIRIGSAGSYVEDIKIYDVVLGNSAYSESSYAKVQSGYDKDKTYPSEELNVFIAKKAIELNISIHEACIHSSDVFYVEGGTDYKKLIQDHGCGCVEMESFALFHNAQVLGKNAACLLTISDSFITKENISAQERQSSFDTMMVLALESAIGFQ, encoded by the coding sequence ATGGCAACTGCACACATTCAGGCAGAATTCGGAGAAATTGCAAAAACAGTATTGATGCCCGGAGATCCATTAAGGGCTAAATATATAGTGGATAAATATTTAGAAAATCCAATACAATTTAATTCTGTCAGGAACATGCTTGGATATACCGGTCTTTATAAAGGAAAAAAAATATCTATTATGGGATCCGGTATGGGAATGCCAAGTATAGGTATCTATTCTTATGAGCTATTCTCTCAGTACGGAGTTGACACTATTATACGAATTGGTTCAGCAGGTTCGTATGTTGAAGACATTAAAATATATGACGTAGTATTAGGAAATAGCGCATATAGTGAATCCTCTTATGCAAAAGTTCAGTCAGGATACGACAAAGATAAAACCTATCCGTCAGAAGAATTAAATGTATTTATTGCAAAGAAAGCAATTGAATTGAACATTTCAATTCATGAAGCTTGTATACATTCCAGTGATGTTTTTTATGTAGAAGGAGGAACAGATTATAAAAAATTAATTCAAGATCATGGTTGCGGTTGCGTAGAAATGGAAAGTTTTGCTCTATTCCATAATGCCCAAGTTTTAGGTAAGAATGCAGCTTGTTTATTGACCATCTCTGATTCATTCATTACAAAAGAAAATATATCAGCACAGGAGAGACAATCCTCTTTTGATACGATGATGGTTCTAGCTTTGGAATCAGCTATCGGTTTTCAATAA
- a CDS encoding aspartate aminotransferase family protein, which yields MGKLQEDFFKYQAKTTFYASGFEVDKAVGNYIYGKDGKAYLDFVAGVSANTLGHSHPKVIQAIKDQADKYLHVMVYGEYAMEKPVQICKMLSENLPDPLHTTYLVNSGTEAIEASMKLAKRYTGRQEIISFIDAYHGNSQGSLSLAGRDTNKKPFEPLLPQINFIRFNKEEDLAKITEKTAGVVVETIQGAAGFITPENNYLKKLKNRCEEVGALLILDEIQPGFGRTGKLFAFQWYDLVPDILAMGKGMAGGIPIGAFMASAEMMDTLADHPKLGHVTTFGGNPIPAAAACAVMEELLTTDLMDQVHSKEKLYREKLKHKEILSINGRGLMLAVQLRSPEFSLKVAERCMHKGLIVFWQLYRNEFLRISPPLTITPEEIIKGCDIILESIDEVAKEF from the coding sequence ATGGGTAAATTACAAGAGGATTTTTTTAAATATCAAGCAAAAACAACTTTTTATGCCTCAGGTTTTGAAGTAGACAAAGCTGTAGGAAATTATATATACGGAAAAGATGGCAAGGCATATCTGGACTTTGTAGCGGGAGTTTCGGCAAATACTTTAGGTCATTCCCACCCGAAAGTTATTCAAGCGATTAAAGATCAGGCGGATAAATACTTACACGTAATGGTATATGGAGAATATGCCATGGAAAAGCCGGTGCAGATATGTAAAATGTTATCGGAAAATTTACCGGATCCGCTCCATACAACCTATTTGGTCAATTCCGGAACGGAAGCCATAGAAGCATCCATGAAGTTAGCTAAACGATATACAGGCAGGCAAGAAATCATTTCGTTTATTGATGCTTATCACGGAAACTCGCAAGGTTCCTTGAGTTTAGCCGGTAGGGATACTAATAAAAAGCCTTTTGAGCCTTTATTGCCTCAAATTAATTTTATACGCTTTAATAAAGAAGAAGATTTAGCTAAAATAACTGAAAAAACAGCGGGAGTAGTAGTTGAAACCATTCAAGGGGCGGCAGGATTTATAACCCCTGAAAACAATTATTTGAAAAAATTAAAAAACAGATGTGAAGAAGTCGGAGCATTACTAATATTAGACGAGATACAGCCCGGATTTGGCAGAACAGGTAAGTTATTTGCTTTTCAGTGGTACGACCTGGTTCCCGACATCTTGGCCATGGGGAAAGGTATGGCCGGAGGAATTCCGATAGGAGCCTTTATGGCTTCTGCTGAAATGATGGATACTTTAGCAGATCATCCTAAACTAGGCCATGTAACCACTTTCGGCGGTAATCCTATTCCGGCTGCAGCAGCTTGTGCGGTTATGGAAGAATTATTGACAACCGATTTGATGGATCAAGTTCACAGCAAAGAAAAATTATACAGAGAAAAATTAAAACATAAGGAAATTCTCTCCATTAACGGAAGAGGTCTAATGTTGGCTGTGCAACTAAGATCACCTGAATTTAGCTTAAAAGTTGCTGAAAGATGTATGCATAAAGGATTAATCGTTTTTTGGCAATTATACAGAAATGAATTCTTACGAATTTCGCCTCCATTAACCATTACTCCGGAAGAGATTATTAAAGGATGTGATATTATTTTAGAATCTATCGATGAAGTAGCTAAAGAATTTTAA
- a CDS encoding hydroxymethylglutaryl-CoA synthase family protein, with product MNYDVKVGIDAFSFDIPKIYLPIKELAIARDIEPAKLEKGLGLLKMSLPDVHQDVIVFAANALKKLLEQEGLRPEEINRIYIGTESGIDSSKPIGSFLVSLMEDLYGEGSFEHCDVVDLTFACIGGVDALHNSLDYIRVNPDKKAIVIGTDYAKYDLNSTGEYTQGAGAVALLLSANPRIISIKNKIGISTKGVFDFFKPKRSLSKKEVTEKDNNPVWFGIEEDEINLFKEQPIFDGQYSNTCYQNRLKGAYFHLKKLLGAETTLYQQWKNIIVHSPYSFQGRRMFSEIYALDSDLKESLPPQEKEYTDKLKEISKTPEYKSFVQEKFAPAEVASSNIGNMYTGSIFMGLLSTLYYHVKNNSEIIGEKFGFLAYGSGSKSKAFEGVIEKEWKTQSEKLHLFETLEQTQAIDMDTYHALYKKELKTSVLAPKNEYMLESIEHENPVLLGARYYKFKQ from the coding sequence ATGAATTATGATGTAAAAGTGGGTATTGACGCGTTTTCTTTTGATATCCCGAAAATATATTTACCTATAAAAGAATTAGCAATTGCTAGGGACATTGAACCTGCAAAGCTTGAAAAGGGTTTAGGTTTACTTAAAATGTCGCTTCCTGATGTTCATCAAGACGTAATAGTTTTTGCCGCTAACGCTCTAAAAAAGTTATTGGAGCAAGAAGGATTGCGCCCGGAAGAAATTAACCGAATCTATATAGGTACAGAAAGCGGTATTGATTCTTCCAAACCTATCGGATCTTTTCTGGTATCCCTAATGGAAGATCTTTATGGGGAAGGTTCTTTTGAGCATTGCGATGTGGTAGACCTTACTTTTGCCTGTATTGGAGGGGTAGATGCCCTACATAATTCATTAGATTATATTAGAGTAAATCCTGATAAAAAAGCAATAGTCATCGGTACGGATTATGCAAAATATGACCTGAATTCTACCGGAGAATATACACAAGGAGCAGGTGCTGTAGCTTTATTATTGTCTGCAAATCCAAGAATCATTTCTATCAAAAATAAAATTGGAATTAGTACAAAAGGGGTTTTTGACTTTTTTAAGCCTAAAAGAAGCTTATCTAAAAAAGAAGTCACTGAAAAAGATAATAATCCGGTTTGGTTTGGAATAGAAGAAGACGAAATCAATCTTTTTAAGGAACAACCTATTTTTGACGGTCAATATTCAAATACCTGTTATCAGAATAGACTAAAGGGTGCCTATTTTCATCTTAAAAAATTATTAGGCGCTGAAACCACTCTTTATCAACAGTGGAAAAATATAATTGTGCATTCTCCTTATTCTTTTCAAGGGAGAAGAATGTTTTCTGAAATATATGCTTTAGATTCCGATTTAAAAGAATCTTTACCCCCTCAAGAAAAGGAATACACCGATAAACTCAAGGAAATAAGTAAAACTCCGGAATATAAATCTTTTGTACAAGAAAAGTTTGCTCCTGCCGAAGTTGCATCTTCCAATATTGGAAATATGTATACCGGATCAATTTTTATGGGATTATTATCTACCTTGTATTATCATGTAAAAAACAATTCCGAAATTATCGGAGAAAAATTTGGCTTTTTAGCTTATGGTAGCGGTTCAAAATCGAAGGCGTTTGAAGGTGTGATTGAAAAGGAATGGAAAACTCAATCTGAAAAGCTTCACTTGTTTGAAACATTAGAACAAACTCAAGCTATTGATATGGATACTTATCATGCTTTATATAAAAAAGAATTAAAAACATCTGTACTTGCTCCTAAAAATGAATATATGTTGGAAAGTATTGAACATGAAAATCCTGTATTACTGGGTGCCAGATATTATAAGTTTAAACAATAA
- a CDS encoding DegT/DnrJ/EryC1/StrS family aminotransferase codes for MKKIQMVDLINQYQHIKPTVDKGFEEVLNTASFINGPQVNSFAQNLEKYLDVKHVIPCGNGTEALQIALMALNLQPGDEVITADFTFAATVEVISLLKLNSVLVDVDYETFTISPDAIRKAITPKTKAIIPVHLFGQCANMEEIIQIANEHNLYVIEDNAQAIGSEYTFRNGTRKKSGTMGIIGTTSFFPSKNLGCYGDGGALFTDNDELAHKIRGIVNHGMYKRYYHDEIGVNSRLDSLQAVVLNAKLPLLDSYNEKRRKAADYYDQAFSNHPNLVIPVRMENYSTHVFHQYTLKVINSDRDALQKYLSEREVPAMIYYPVPLRKQKAYDNGNYKDEDFPATNKLINEVISLPMHTELQDDQLKYITETVLSFFK; via the coding sequence ATGAAGAAAATTCAAATGGTGGATTTAATCAACCAATACCAGCATATAAAACCTACTGTAGATAAAGGATTTGAAGAAGTATTAAACACCGCTTCTTTTATCAATGGACCGCAAGTCAATTCATTTGCTCAAAATTTAGAAAAATATTTAGATGTAAAACATGTTATTCCATGCGGTAATGGTACAGAAGCATTACAAATAGCTCTAATGGCTCTGAATCTACAACCCGGTGATGAAGTCATAACCGCTGATTTTACTTTTGCAGCAACCGTGGAAGTAATTAGCTTGTTAAAGCTGAATTCTGTTTTAGTAGATGTAGATTATGAAACTTTTACTATAAGTCCGGATGCTATAAGAAAAGCCATTACACCTAAAACAAAAGCTATTATTCCTGTGCATTTATTCGGGCAATGTGCAAATATGGAAGAAATTATACAGATTGCAAATGAACACAATTTATATGTTATTGAAGATAATGCCCAAGCAATAGGTTCAGAATATACTTTTAGAAACGGAACTCGTAAAAAATCAGGAACAATGGGGATTATAGGAACCACTTCCTTTTTTCCATCTAAAAATTTAGGTTGTTACGGCGACGGAGGTGCCCTTTTTACAGATAATGATGAATTAGCACATAAAATACGCGGAATTGTTAATCATGGAATGTACAAAAGATATTACCATGATGAAATTGGGGTAAATTCACGATTGGATAGTTTACAGGCTGTAGTCTTGAATGCAAAATTACCTTTATTGGATTCCTATAATGAAAAGAGAAGAAAGGCTGCTGACTATTACGATCAAGCTTTTTCCAATCATCCTAATTTAGTTATTCCTGTAAGAATGGAAAATTATTCCACCCATGTGTTTCATCAATACACGTTAAAAGTGATTAATTCAGATAGAGATGCTTTACAAAAATATCTTTCTGAAAGAGAAGTTCCTGCAATGATATACTATCCTGTACCTTTAAGAAAACAAAAAGCTTACGATAACGGAAATTATAAAGATGAAGATTTTCCGGCAACCAACAAGCTAATCAATGAAGTAATTTCTTTACCTATGCATACGGAATTGCAAGATGATCAGCTAAAATATATTACAGAAACGGTTTTAAGTTTTTTTAAATAA
- a CDS encoding FKBP-type peptidyl-prolyl cis-trans isomerase: MIKKTILLALAGISLVACNKEGQRVTKLNTDDEKAAYAIGLDLARNFKIQGFDKDLNVNIIKQAMEDKFEGKQLLFSEDSIQSFMTVYVPKHLEKIAKRNAEESKKFLEENKKKEGVKTTASGLQYKVEKEGNGAKPTDEDMVSVNYVLKTTDGSVIEDSKKQTEGKPADIPLARVVPGWKEGVKLMSKGAKYILYVPSDLAYGENGPAGPNQALIFEVELVDFKPMPKDVKNQAPMQITPQQLDEVQEQTQQKQK; the protein is encoded by the coding sequence ATGATAAAGAAAACAATTTTACTGGCATTAGCAGGTATCAGCCTTGTTGCATGTAATAAGGAAGGACAAAGAGTTACAAAATTAAATACCGATGATGAAAAAGCAGCCTATGCAATTGGCTTAGATCTTGCTCGTAATTTTAAAATTCAAGGGTTTGATAAAGATTTAAATGTAAATATTATTAAACAAGCCATGGAAGACAAATTTGAGGGTAAACAATTATTATTCTCAGAAGATTCCATACAATCTTTTATGACTGTTTATGTTCCTAAACATTTGGAAAAAATAGCAAAAAGAAATGCAGAAGAAAGTAAAAAATTCCTAGAAGAAAATAAAAAGAAAGAAGGCGTTAAAACAACAGCTTCAGGACTACAATATAAAGTTGAAAAAGAAGGAAACGGAGCAAAGCCAACCGATGAAGATATGGTATCCGTAAATTATGTATTGAAAACAACCGATGGTTCCGTGATTGAAGATTCTAAAAAACAAACCGAAGGTAAACCGGCTGATATTCCTTTAGCAAGAGTGGTACCCGGATGGAAAGAAGGGGTTAAATTGATGTCTAAAGGAGCCAAATACATATTATATGTGCCTTCAGACTTAGCCTATGGGGAAAATGGTCCTGCGGGTCCTAATCAAGCTCTAATATTTGAAGTGGAATTGGTAGATTTTAAACCAATGCCTAAAGATGTAAAAAATCAAGCACCTATGCAGATTACACCTCAACAATTAGATGAAGTACAAGAACAAACCCAACAAAAACAAAAATAA
- a CDS encoding FKBP-type peptidyl-prolyl cis-trans isomerase: MKKNKIVTLLGIICSLSLSAQDKIELKTDKQKLSYSLAYNIVQSLKQQDMLQDIDINIFNQTFRDELAGKPSIFPMDSVNSFMQKYFSKKRLEFEKKRKEQGELNKTQGLAFLEKNKKKKGVITTASGLQYEVLEKSKSNEKPNEDDMVKVKYTGKLLDGKIFDSTDKNNAGNPIEFQLNRVIKGWTEGVALMTKGSKYRFFIPSELAYGENGAGMDIGPNSVLIFDIELVDFKKPEDNTENSAN, translated from the coding sequence ATGAAAAAAAATAAAATCGTTACATTATTAGGTATAATTTGCTCATTATCACTTTCTGCACAAGATAAAATTGAATTAAAAACAGATAAACAAAAATTGTCGTATTCTTTAGCATATAATATTGTTCAAAGTTTAAAACAACAAGATATGTTACAAGATATAGATATTAATATATTTAATCAGACATTTAGGGATGAATTAGCCGGTAAACCATCGATTTTCCCTATGGATTCTGTAAATTCCTTTATGCAGAAATATTTTTCAAAAAAAAGACTGGAATTTGAAAAGAAAAGAAAAGAACAAGGAGAGCTAAATAAAACTCAAGGATTAGCTTTTTTAGAAAAAAATAAAAAGAAAAAAGGAGTAATTACAACTGCATCTGGGTTACAATATGAGGTTTTAGAAAAAAGTAAATCTAATGAAAAGCCAAACGAAGATGATATGGTAAAAGTTAAGTATACCGGTAAACTTCTCGATGGAAAAATATTTGATTCGACAGATAAAAATAATGCAGGTAACCCAATTGAATTTCAATTAAACAGAGTAATTAAAGGTTGGACTGAAGGGGTAGCCTTAATGACCAAAGGGTCAAAATATAGATTTTTCATTCCTTCTGAACTTGCTTATGGAGAAAATGGAGCGGGAATGGATATAGGACCTAATTCTGTATTGATTTTTGATATTGAATTAGTGGATTTCAAAAAACCGGAAGATAATACAGAAAACTCAGCCAATTAA
- the dnaX gene encoding DNA polymerase III subunit gamma/tau: MENFVVSARKYRPLEFDAVVGQSHITNTLEHAIDNNQLAQALLFCGPRGVGKTTCARILARKINEKYGETDENDFAFNIFELDAASNNSVDDIRNLIEQVRYAPQVGKYKVYIIDEVHMLSNAAFNAFLKTLEEPPAHAIFILATTEKQKIIPTILSRCQIYDFKRIEVNDINNHLKKIAQEEGIQYEEDALYIIAQKADGGLRDALSMFDRLVTFTQKNLTVASVTENLSILDYEYYFKITDLALKNDIPGLLLAFNDIIKKGFDPQLFISGLGSHFRDLMVAQNPQTISLLEVGDNTKQKYLRQAQNCSSRFLIDAIEICHQADINFRNSKSPKLSIEIALMQLASLTVGESPTTKKKSLG; encoded by the coding sequence ATGGAAAACTTTGTAGTTTCAGCCCGAAAATATAGACCTTTAGAATTTGATGCTGTTGTAGGGCAAAGTCACATAACCAATACTTTGGAACATGCCATTGATAATAATCAATTAGCTCAGGCATTGCTTTTCTGTGGACCTAGAGGAGTAGGTAAAACTACATGTGCCCGTATTTTAGCTAGGAAAATTAATGAAAAATACGGAGAGACTGATGAGAATGATTTTGCATTCAATATATTTGAATTAGATGCAGCTTCCAATAATTCTGTAGACGATATACGGAATCTGATTGAACAAGTGCGTTACGCTCCTCAGGTAGGAAAATATAAAGTATATATCATTGATGAGGTGCACATGCTGTCTAATGCTGCTTTTAATGCTTTTTTGAAAACATTGGAAGAGCCACCTGCACATGCTATTTTTATTTTGGCAACAACAGAAAAGCAAAAGATTATTCCTACCATTCTTTCAAGATGTCAGATTTACGACTTCAAGAGAATTGAAGTAAACGATATAAACAATCATTTAAAAAAAATAGCTCAAGAAGAAGGCATTCAATATGAAGAAGATGCTTTGTATATTATCGCCCAAAAAGCAGACGGGGGATTACGCGATGCTCTTTCTATGTTTGACCGACTCGTTACTTTTACTCAAAAAAACTTAACAGTTGCATCCGTTACAGAAAACCTAAGCATTCTTGATTATGAATATTATTTTAAAATAACGGATTTAGCTTTAAAAAATGATATTCCCGGATTACTTTTAGCTTTTAATGATATTATAAAAAAAGGATTTGATCCACAATTATTTATTTCAGGATTAGGAAGTCATTTTAGAGATTTAATGGTAGCACAGAATCCTCAAACAATTTCCCTGTTGGAAGTAGGAGACAATACCAAGCAAAAATATTTGCGACAAGCTCAAAATTGCTCATCCAGATTTTTGATAGACGCTATTGAAATTTGTCATCAGGCTGATATAAACTTTAGGAATAGTAAAAGTCCTAAACTATCCATTGAAATAGCCTTAATGCAATTGGCATCTTTAACAGTTGGTGAATCTCCTACAACTAAAAAAAAAAGTTTAGGATAA
- a CDS encoding Fur family transcriptional regulator, which yields MLYDLENILKQKDINPTAMRLLVLDYFLKQNTALSLSDLESGFDYSDRTTLFRTLKTFEKKGLLHTINDGHITVYALCMDNCSEEQHADSHMHFCCKNCKKIYCMWTVRTPNINIPEGFIAEKLDIVIHGLCNDCAEKPI from the coding sequence ATGTTGTATGATTTAGAAAACATATTAAAACAAAAAGATATAAATCCCACAGCCATGCGTTTATTGGTTTTAGATTATTTTCTAAAACAAAATACCGCTTTATCCTTATCGGATTTGGAGTCTGGTTTTGATTATTCTGACCGAACTACTCTATTCAGGACTTTAAAGACTTTTGAAAAAAAAGGATTATTGCATACTATAAATGATGGACATATAACTGTTTATGCCTTATGTATGGATAATTGTTCTGAGGAGCAACATGCTGACAGCCATATGCATTTTTGTTGCAAAAATTGTAAAAAAATATACTGTATGTGGACTGTAAGAACGCCGAATATAAACATTCCAGAAGGATTTATCGCTGAAAAATTAGATATTGTTATTCATGGATTATGTAATGATTGTGCAGAGAAACCTATCTAA
- the argS gene encoding arginine--tRNA ligase — protein MNLKSYIKEQSIQAIENLFQQKVEDVEIQITKDEFEGDYTLVVFPFVKLVKQKPEEIANKIGSYLTAKEEFVAFNVVKGFLNLSLNPTVFTKLLKEKYSVKDFKLTKKHTEKIMVEYSSPNTNKPIHLGHIRNNLLGFSISNILKAAGNEVLRGQIINDRGIHICKSMLAWKKYGNGETPQTTGIKGDHLVGKYYVIFDQKYKDEIQSLISSGMDADEAKKKAPILLEAQEMLKKWEDGDAEIKALWKEMNSWVYSGFEKTYQRLGVSFDLVQYESDTYLLGKDVIEEGLKKGILFKKEDGSVWADLTEEGLDQKLLLRGDGTSVYITQDLGTAVERFTRYHLNELIYTVGNEQDYHFQVLFLILKKLGYQWADKLYHLSYGMVDLPSGKMKSREGTVVDADELMEEMHQEAVKKTSELGKLEGYTENEKEQVNELIGLGALKYFILKVDPKKRILFDPNESIEFNGNTGPFIQYTYARTCSVLRKAAKQTLEIKDKELNKAEQKLIILLSSYEELIEKSAADLNPALIANYIYEVSKEYNSFYQSNRILDAENESEQQLRLAITQWTGNVIRHGLSLLGIGAPERM, from the coding sequence ATGAACCTAAAGTCTTATATAAAAGAACAAAGTATACAAGCAATTGAAAATTTATTTCAACAGAAAGTTGAAGATGTTGAAATACAAATAACTAAAGATGAATTTGAAGGAGATTATACTTTAGTGGTTTTTCCCTTTGTTAAGCTAGTGAAACAGAAGCCGGAGGAAATAGCCAATAAAATAGGATCATATCTTACAGCTAAAGAGGAATTTGTTGCTTTTAATGTAGTTAAAGGCTTTCTTAACCTCTCTTTAAATCCGACCGTTTTTACTAAACTATTAAAAGAAAAATATTCAGTTAAAGATTTTAAGCTTACGAAAAAGCATACTGAAAAAATAATGGTTGAGTATTCCTCTCCGAATACCAATAAACCAATTCATTTAGGACATATAAGAAATAATTTATTAGGATTTTCAATTAGTAACATCTTAAAAGCAGCAGGAAATGAGGTGTTGAGAGGACAAATAATTAATGATAGGGGCATTCATATTTGCAAGTCCATGTTGGCATGGAAAAAATATGGAAATGGTGAAACTCCACAAACAACAGGAATCAAAGGAGATCATTTGGTAGGAAAATATTATGTTATTTTCGATCAAAAATACAAAGATGAAATACAATCTTTAATTTCATCGGGAATGGATGCAGATGAAGCTAAGAAAAAAGCACCCATTCTTTTAGAAGCTCAAGAAATGTTGAAAAAGTGGGAAGACGGCGATGCGGAAATAAAAGCTTTGTGGAAAGAGATGAACAGTTGGGTGTATTCAGGTTTCGAGAAAACATATCAAAGACTAGGAGTGTCTTTTGATTTAGTCCAATATGAAAGTGACACCTATTTGCTGGGAAAAGATGTTATTGAAGAAGGACTTAAAAAAGGAATTTTATTTAAAAAAGAAGATGGATCTGTTTGGGCAGACTTAACAGAAGAGGGATTAGATCAAAAATTATTGTTGAGAGGAGACGGAACCTCTGTCTATATCACACAAGACTTAGGAACAGCCGTTGAAAGATTTACCCGTTATCATCTTAATGAATTAATCTATACAGTAGGAAATGAACAAGACTATCATTTTCAGGTATTGTTTCTAATTTTAAAAAAATTAGGGTATCAATGGGCAGATAAATTATATCATCTTTCCTACGGAATGGTAGATTTACCAAGTGGAAAGATGAAATCAAGAGAAGGTACGGTGGTTGATGCAGATGAATTAATGGAAGAAATGCATCAAGAAGCAGTTAAAAAAACTTCCGAATTAGGAAAATTAGAAGGCTACACCGAAAATGAAAAAGAACAAGTGAATGAACTTATTGGCTTAGGCGCATTAAAGTATTTTATTTTGAAAGTTGATCCTAAGAAACGAATTTTATTCGACCCTAATGAAAGTATCGAATTCAATGGAAATACCGGTCCGTTTATCCAATATACATATGCCCGGACTTGTTCCGTGCTTAGAAAAGCCGCAAAGCAAACCTTAGAAATTAAAGATAAAGAATTAAATAAGGCAGAACAAAAATTAATCATACTTTTATCCTCTTATGAGGAACTAATTGAAAAATCTGCTGCAGATTTAAATCCCGCATTAATAGCCAATTATATATACGAAGTCTCTAAAGAATATAACTCTTTCTATCAAAGTAATCGTATCTTGGATGCCGAAAATGAATCAGAGCAACAACTGCGTTTGGCAATAACTCAATGGACCGGAAATGTGATTAGACACGGGTTAAGTTTATTGGGTATCGGGGCACCGGAAAGAATGTAG
- a CDS encoding alcohol dehydrogenase catalytic domain-containing protein, which translates to MNEIYSKAWCWQHRGEPEDLICKEYKIREVEDDEVLIKNTVIGLNPVDWKLISSGNPSWVKDQIPGVDGAGIVIKTGKKMKRIQIGARVCYHSDLTQAGSFSNYTILKGNRIMHIPEKLSDYAAAAFPCPSLTAWQAMQKIPDIHNKNVLISGAGGSVGYFLTQLILNAGAKVYITADLQHHNEFYKMGVSKAVDYKNDDWKNEIKEALPGSNFDVIFDTVSGNHASQLLDLAAYYGHIVAIQGRVDTNPLPPFSTCVSLHEIALGAFHRFASEKQTVQLMTDGEKLLQQISTGKLKLRDQKISSFDRLPTHLAEMKHTNSSYKYLIEV; encoded by the coding sequence ATGAACGAGATATATTCAAAAGCTTGGTGTTGGCAGCATAGAGGAGAACCGGAAGATTTAATTTGTAAAGAATATAAAATCAGAGAAGTTGAAGATGATGAAGTACTCATTAAAAATACTGTCATAGGACTTAATCCGGTTGATTGGAAACTGATATCATCCGGCAATCCTTCATGGGTAAAAGATCAGATTCCCGGAGTAGATGGAGCCGGTATTGTTATTAAAACAGGAAAGAAAATGAAGCGTATACAAATCGGAGCAAGAGTATGTTATCATTCTGATCTTACCCAAGCAGGCAGTTTTTCCAATTATACTATTCTTAAAGGGAACCGCATTATGCATATTCCTGAAAAACTTAGTGATTATGCAGCTGCAGCATTTCCTTGTCCATCCTTAACCGCCTGGCAGGCTATGCAGAAGATTCCGGATATACATAATAAAAATGTACTAATAAGCGGAGCAGGAGGATCGGTAGGATATTTTCTTACCCAATTAATTCTGAATGCAGGAGCTAAGGTTTATATAACTGCCGATCTCCAACATCATAACGAATTTTATAAGATGGGAGTTAGTAAAGCAGTCGACTATAAAAATGATGATTGGAAAAATGAAATAAAAGAGGCTCTACCCGGAAGTAACTTTGATGTTATTTTTGACACGGTTAGTGGAAATCATGCTTCTCAACTTTTAGATCTAGCAGCCTATTATGGACATATAGTTGCCATACAAGGAAGAGTAGATACTAATCCTTTACCTCCATTTTCAACTTGTGTTTCCTTACATGAAATCGCTTTGGGAGCATTTCACCGATTTGCATCGGAAAAACAAACGGTTCAATTAATGACTGATGGGGAGAAACTTTTACAACAAATCAGTACAGGTAAATTAAAGTTGAGAGATCAAAAAATCAGCAGTTTTGACCGTTTACCTACTCATCTGGCCGAAATGAAACATACTAATTCCAGTTATAAATATCTTATTGAAGTATAG